The following are encoded together in the Neomonachus schauinslandi chromosome 15, ASM220157v2, whole genome shotgun sequence genome:
- the PFN1 gene encoding profilin-1, whose amino-acid sequence MAGWNAYIDNLMADGTCQDAAIVGYKDSPSVWAAVPGKAFVNITPAEVSALLGKDRSSFFMTGLTLGGQKCSVIRDSLLHDGDFTMDLRTKSTGGAPTFNITVTMTAKTLVLLMGKEGVHGGVINKKCYEMASHLRRSQY is encoded by the exons ATGGCCGGGTGGAACGCCTACATCGACAACCTCATGGCGGACGGGACCTGTCAGGACGCGGCCATCGTGGGCTATAAGGACTCGCCCTCCGTCTGGGCCGCCGTCCCCGGGAAAGCCTTCGTCAACATCACG cCCGCTGAGGTCAGTGCCCTGCTTGGCAAAGACCGGTCAAGTTTTTTCATGACTGGGCTGACACTTGGGGGCCAGAAATGTTCTGTTATCCGGGACTCACTGCTGCACGATGGGGACTTTACCATGGATCTTCGTACCAAGAGCACCGGGGGAGCCCCCACTTTCAACATCACTGTCACCATGACTGCCAAGA CGCTAGTCCTGCTGATGGGCAAAGAAGGTGTCCACGGTGGTGTAATCAACAAGAAATGCTATGAAATGGCCTCCCACCTGCGGCGTTCCCAGTACTGA